The Sphingopyxis fribergensis genome contains a region encoding:
- a CDS encoding sigma-70 family RNA polymerase sigma factor gives MTLHTPMAMLHATLPAEHARLLQYFNRRVGREAAPDLVQEVFARMFGSGTLDRIDNPPAYLTRIARNLLIDRSRQKRRDCTVFFPFDENRDAESRAEQTWRIEAADLLRLYRQAVRTMPPKTRRVFVMHRLRRMTYKQIAEQVGISIATVEYHMMRALALCRAAVAEQW, from the coding sequence ATGACGCTCCACACGCCTATGGCGATGCTCCATGCCACGCTCCCCGCAGAGCACGCCCGACTGCTGCAATACTTCAACCGACGCGTTGGCCGCGAAGCAGCCCCCGATCTGGTGCAGGAGGTGTTCGCACGCATGTTCGGCAGCGGGACGTTGGACCGGATCGACAATCCGCCCGCTTATCTGACCCGGATCGCGCGCAACCTGTTGATCGACCGCTCGCGCCAAAAGAGGCGGGACTGCACAGTCTTCTTTCCGTTCGACGAAAACCGTGACGCCGAGTCGCGCGCCGAACAGACGTGGCGGATCGAGGCAGCGGACCTCTTGCGGCTGTACCGGCAGGCGGTTCGCACAATGCCGCCGAAGACGCGGCGCGTGTTCGTGATGCACCGACTACGCCGCATGACCTACAAACAGATCGCCGAGCAGGTCGGGATCAGCATTGCGACGGTGGAATATCACATGATGCGCGCGCTTGCGCTCTGCCGCGCGGCGGTCGCGGAGCAATGGTGA